The nucleotide window GAACTCGACGAAGTCGCCGAAGACCCCCACCTCAAGGAGCGGGGGATGATAAACGAAATCGACCACCCGAGTTACGGCGACATCTCGGTGCCGGGCCTCCCGATTCGGCTGGGTGATTCCGACCTGCCGGACATCGAACCCTCGCCCGAGAAAGGGCGAGACAACGTCGAGGTGTACGGCGGACGATTGGGCCTCAGCGAGTCCGAAATCGAAAAACTGCGCGAGGACGGCGTCATCTGAGAGACCGCCCGACGGGACAACCTATAAGTCCGTCACCCGAGGATTTGGGCTATGGAGCCGACACGTTCAGCCCTGTTCATCCCGGGTAACCGCGAGTCGTGGGTCGAGAGTGCGCACGAGAACGGTGCCGATGTCATCGTCCTCGACTTGGAGGACTCGGTCCCGCCAGACGAGAAGGAGACGGCACGTGACATCGTGGCCGACAACGTCGCGGACCTCCACGAGAAGGGGCAGCGCGTCCACGTCCGCGTCAACGGCCACCCCAACGACACGGAGGGGTTCACGACACACGACCTCGAGGCCGTGGTCCGTGAAGAGGTCGAGGCACTCGTCGTTCCGAAGACCCGCGAACCCGAGGACGTGGCGCGACTGGACGCCGTGTTGACCCACATCGAACGCCGCGAGGGACTCGAAGTCGGGAGCACGGAGTTGAACGTCAGCATCGAGACGGCCCAAGCGATGCGGCAGGTGTACGAACTCTGTGACGCCGCCGACCGCGTGGCGACCATCGGGTGCGGTGCGGTCAAGGGCACCGACACCAACTACGCGCTGGGGTTCGACTGGACCGGCCCCGGCCGGGAGGGCATCGAAACAGTCCACCTCCGCGAGCAGGCCCTGATGGACGCCCGCGCCGCCAGCGTCGAGTACCCGCTGGCCGGGACGTACGTCGACGTCGAGGACATCGAGGGGTTGCGGAAAGACATGCAGTTCTCGAAGGAGATGGGCTACACCGGCTACGTCGCCATCCACCCCTCCCACGTCGAACACGCGAACGAAATCTTCCTGCCGGACGCCGACGAGGTCGAGTACTGGGTCGGCGCGCTGGAAGCGATGCGGGACGCGGAGGCCGAGGGCAAGAGTGCCGTCCGGTACGAGGGCGACATGATAGACATCGCCAACATCCAGACCGCACAGCGGTACATCGGCTACGCGCAGGCCTTCGAGGACGAACTCGGTCTGTCCATCGACACGGACCTGACGGAGTTGCGCGGGTAACCCGATGGCCGACGTCGGGCCGGACGGTCTGCCGGTGGTCCAGCCGACTCGCGAGCGCGTCGATAGCTTCCTCGCGGCGACCGACCGGAGCGGCGACGAGACGGTCGGTCCGTTCCCGCTGAGCGAG belongs to Halorientalis litorea and includes:
- a CDS encoding HpcH/HpaI aldolase/citrate lyase family protein translates to MEPTRSALFIPGNRESWVESAHENGADVIVLDLEDSVPPDEKETARDIVADNVADLHEKGQRVHVRVNGHPNDTEGFTTHDLEAVVREEVEALVVPKTREPEDVARLDAVLTHIERREGLEVGSTELNVSIETAQAMRQVYELCDAADRVATIGCGAVKGTDTNYALGFDWTGPGREGIETVHLREQALMDARAASVEYPLAGTYVDVEDIEGLRKDMQFSKEMGYTGYVAIHPSHVEHANEIFLPDADEVEYWVGALEAMRDAEAEGKSAVRYEGDMIDIANIQTAQRYIGYAQAFEDELGLSIDTDLTELRG